A part of Methanobacterium bryantii genomic DNA contains:
- the fen gene encoding flap endonuclease-1, which translates to MGLKFRDIVSSHEIKLDELKGKTVALDAANTIYQFLSSIRQMDGTPLMDSQGNVTSHLSGILYRTSSLVEKGIKPIYVFDGKAHVLKKDTQDGRRQIREEAEVQWKKAVDEGRIEDARKFAMRSSRMTPDIIEGSKKLLDLMGIPYIQAISEGEAQASYMVERGDAWCVASQDYDCLLFGASRMLKNIAARGSKSRLEMINLNEILEMNGLTREQLVDVAVLVGTDFNEGIKGVGAKKGRNLIKKHGDVFKALKHLKAEMDIDPQEIRDIFLNHDFIEDYDIKWNKPDKEEAIKFLSDEHDFSADRVVSALDKLKKLNPAQKSLEQWFG; encoded by the coding sequence ATGGGACTTAAATTTAGAGACATTGTATCCTCTCATGAAATTAAACTAGATGAATTGAAAGGCAAAACAGTAGCATTAGATGCCGCAAATACCATTTATCAATTTTTATCAAGTATCAGGCAGATGGACGGCACTCCACTCATGGACAGCCAGGGAAATGTCACGTCTCACCTGAGTGGTATCCTTTACAGGACCTCGTCCCTTGTTGAAAAGGGAATTAAACCTATTTATGTTTTTGACGGCAAAGCCCATGTCCTTAAAAAAGATACGCAGGACGGGAGGCGACAGATAAGAGAAGAAGCAGAAGTTCAGTGGAAAAAAGCTGTTGATGAAGGTAGGATTGAAGATGCACGTAAATTTGCAATGCGTTCATCCAGAATGACCCCCGATATCATTGAAGGGTCTAAAAAGCTCCTTGACTTAATGGGCATCCCTTATATTCAGGCGATATCAGAGGGTGAAGCTCAGGCTTCTTATATGGTAGAAAGAGGTGATGCATGGTGTGTTGCGTCGCAGGATTACGACTGTCTGCTTTTTGGGGCGTCTAGAATGCTTAAAAACATAGCAGCCAGAGGCTCTAAATCAAGGCTAGAAATGATTAACCTCAATGAAATCCTGGAAATGAATGGACTAACCCGCGAACAGCTTGTTGATGTTGCAGTCCTTGTAGGTACTGACTTCAACGAGGGAATAAAAGGAGTTGGAGCTAAAAAAGGACGTAATCTAATTAAAAAACACGGCGATGTTTTCAAGGCGTTGAAACACCTGAAAGCAGAAATGGACATTGACCCCCAGGAGATCAGGGATATCTTCTTAAACCATGATTTTATTGAAGATTATGATATTAAGTGGAATAAACCAGATAAAGAAGAGGCAATTAAATTTTTATCTGACGAACATGATTTTTCGGCGGACCGCGTTGTTAGTGCTCTGGACAAGTTGAAGAAGTTGAATCCAGCTCAAAAGAGTTTAGAGCAGTGGTTTGGCTAG
- a CDS encoding adenosylcobalamin-dependent ribonucleoside-diphosphate reductase encodes MSFNALKVLQKRYLLKDEDGNIIETPEKMFKRVSKAVAGADNLYNDTDAYKTEKKFYRAMSGLEFLPNSPTLMNAGTPINQLSACFVIYIEDSINGIFNALKHMALIHKSGGGVGFSFSKIRPKGDVVKSTKGVASGPTSFMKIFDVATEVIKQGGRRRGANMGILDIRHPDIIEFITSKEHEGVLTNFNISTAVDDEFMNAAVNNEEYDLINPRNVKHVKKLNAGKVFDTIVNTAWKCGDPGIIFIDEINRKNTIPNAGIIEASNPCAEQPLLNYESCNLGSINLTKMVKSGKIDFNKLKSVVETAVHFLDNVIDINNFPISKVETETLKNRKIGLGIMGFAEMLIMLEIPYDSQDALDTAEKIMKFVTYHARKVSAELGRLRGSFPNFKGSIYDKNGFQAMRNATVTTIAPTGTISIIADTTSGIEPLFAVSFIRDVMEGEKLLEVNKLFESTAKKEGFYSKELMTEIAKKGSIQNIDEISGSIKRIFQTAHEISPKWHVKMQAAFQKHVDNAVSKTVNLPNNASPEDVKEIMLMAYKLKCKGITVYRYGSKKQVLYLNSYQGNNKKYLNVDSEYSGGCPSSRCPL; translated from the coding sequence ATTTCATTTAATGCACTTAAGGTGCTTCAAAAAAGATATTTACTTAAAGATGAAGATGGAAATATTATTGAAACTCCCGAAAAAATGTTTAAAAGAGTTTCAAAAGCAGTAGCAGGTGCAGATAATTTATATAATGATACTGATGCTTATAAAACAGAAAAAAAATTTTACCGTGCCATGTCCGGGCTTGAGTTTCTTCCAAATTCACCAACTTTGATGAATGCAGGTACACCCATTAACCAGCTTTCTGCATGTTTTGTCATATACATAGAAGATTCTATAAATGGCATCTTCAATGCATTAAAACATATGGCACTCATCCATAAGTCAGGGGGCGGAGTTGGATTTTCATTTTCTAAGATAAGACCTAAAGGTGATGTTGTAAAATCAACAAAAGGAGTTGCATCCGGACCAACGTCCTTCATGAAAATATTTGATGTCGCCACAGAAGTTATAAAACAGGGAGGAAGAAGAAGAGGGGCAAACATGGGAATACTGGATATCAGACATCCAGACATAATTGAATTTATTACATCAAAGGAACATGAAGGTGTTCTAACTAATTTTAACATTTCTACAGCTGTTGATGATGAATTCATGAATGCCGCTGTAAATAATGAGGAATATGATCTTATAAATCCAAGAAATGTAAAACATGTTAAAAAGCTGAATGCAGGAAAAGTGTTTGATACCATAGTAAATACAGCATGGAAATGCGGAGATCCTGGAATTATATTTATTGATGAAATAAACAGGAAAAATACAATCCCTAACGCAGGTATAATAGAAGCTAGCAACCCCTGCGCCGAGCAACCTCTTTTAAATTATGAATCATGCAATTTAGGCTCCATAAACCTGACAAAAATGGTTAAATCAGGCAAAATTGATTTTAATAAGTTAAAAAGTGTAGTTGAGACTGCTGTGCACTTCTTAGATAATGTAATTGATATAAATAATTTTCCAATTTCAAAAGTAGAAACTGAAACCCTTAAAAACAGAAAAATTGGTTTAGGAATTATGGGATTTGCAGAAATGCTTATAATGCTTGAAATTCCTTATGATTCACAGGATGCACTTGATACAGCTGAAAAAATAATGAAATTTGTTACATACCATGCAAGAAAGGTTTCAGCTGAACTGGGGAGATTAAGAGGTTCTTTTCCTAATTTTAAAGGAAGTATATATGATAAAAATGGTTTTCAAGCTATGAGAAATGCAACGGTAACTACTATTGCACCTACAGGTACTATAAGCATAATTGCAGATACAACCAGCGGAATTGAGCCGCTGTTTGCTGTTTCATTTATCCGTGATGTAATGGAAGGAGAAAAGCTGCTGGAGGTCAATAAACTCTTTGAAAGTACCGCAAAGAAAGAGGGATTTTACAGCAAGGAATTAATGACTGAAATTGCTAAAAAAGGATCCATACAAAATATAGATGAAATTAGCGGAAGTATTAAAAGAATATTCCAAACTGCACATGAAATAAGCCCCAAGTGGCATGTGAAAATGCAGGCCGCATTTCAAAAACATGTGGATAATGCAGTTTCAAAAACCGTGAATTTACCGAATAATGCTTCTCCAGAAGACGTTAAAGAAATTATGTTAATGGCCTACAAACTTAAGTGCAAGGGAATTACAGTGTATCGATATGGAAGCAAAAAACAGGTTTTATATTTAAATTCATACCAAGGTAACAACAAGAAGTATCTAAATGTTGATTCCGAATATTCCGGAGGATGCCCTTCCTCAAGATGTCCACTTTAA
- a CDS encoding zinc dependent phospholipase C family protein produces MVEVIGEITKSLIILIAVILIFSPSASAWHVITHENIAEKIYYAMPLNVQYNLNLSEMQVGAAAPDLIFKDSGDRGHKYPKSCEKAIKWLKKGKTAYHEGNYNYASYCFGVASHYISDSYVVAHCANISRSDHRNYERIAKEMKPSAIWYREDQFKDINFSVVGHNESLNSKLTEAYKTGETRWDMWIEKKSMVLVQLDLDNAAVIAYNAIRKCVH; encoded by the coding sequence GTGGTTGAAGTTATTGGGGAAATAACAAAAAGTTTAATAATTTTGATTGCAGTTATCCTGATATTTTCTCCTTCAGCGTCTGCATGGCATGTAATTACACATGAAAACATTGCAGAAAAAATTTATTATGCAATGCCCCTTAACGTGCAGTATAACCTGAATTTAAGCGAGATGCAAGTTGGGGCTGCTGCTCCAGATTTAATATTTAAAGATAGTGGAGATAGGGGCCATAAATATCCAAAAAGCTGTGAAAAAGCTATAAAATGGCTAAAAAAAGGAAAAACAGCATATCATGAAGGCAACTATAATTATGCGAGTTACTGTTTTGGAGTGGCATCTCATTATATTTCAGATTCTTATGTAGTTGCCCATTGTGCAAATATCAGCCGATCAGACCATAGAAATTATGAAAGGATAGCTAAAGAAATGAAACCCTCTGCAATATGGTACAGGGAAGATCAGTTTAAAGACATAAATTTCTCTGTAGTAGGACATAATGAAAGTCTAAACTCAAAATTAACCGAAGCATACAAAACTGGGGAGACAAGATGGGACATGTGGATTGAAAAAAAGAGTATGGTCCTAGTTCAACTTGATTTAGATAATGCCGCTGTGATAGCTTATAATGCAATAAGGAAATGTGTTCATTAA
- a CDS encoding TATA-box-binding protein: MTDVPIKVENIVASATLGKSIELPKVAPALEGVEYNLEQFPGLVYKLKEPKTAALIFGSGKLVCTGAKSIDNSVKAIHITVDKMRKLDSEIPEEFNIKVQNIVASANLGKTLNLEAVALDLENTEYEPEQFPGLVYRLEDPKVVLLLFGSGKVVCTGAKTIDDAQLGVEKTKERLGELDLI, from the coding sequence TTGACAGATGTACCAATTAAAGTTGAAAATATTGTAGCTTCTGCAACTCTTGGAAAGTCAATTGAACTGCCTAAGGTAGCTCCGGCGCTAGAAGGTGTCGAATATAACCTGGAACAGTTCCCAGGACTTGTTTACAAGCTTAAAGAGCCTAAAACAGCAGCTCTTATATTTGGATCAGGAAAATTAGTATGTACTGGCGCGAAATCTATAGATAATTCAGTAAAAGCTATACATATTACTGTAGATAAAATGAGGAAACTTGATTCAGAAATACCTGAAGAATTTAATATTAAAGTACAGAACATAGTTGCTTCTGCAAATTTAGGAAAAACATTAAACCTTGAAGCAGTAGCATTAGATTTAGAAAATACAGAATACGAACCAGAACAATTTCCAGGTTTAGTTTACAGACTTGAAGACCCTAAAGTTGTATTGTTACTGTTCGGTTCTGGAAAAGTAGTATGTACTGGTGCAAAAACCATAGACGATGCCCAGCTCGGCGTTGAAAAAACGAAGGAAAGACTGGGTGAACTGGATTTAATTTAA
- the cyaB gene encoding class IV adenylate cyclase, which translates to MIEVEAKAHVNDFNSVREKLKEIGAERVMIEHQKDTYFNNPEYRDFEKSDEALRIRNTTINNKKSEIILTYKGPKLDNVSKTRKEIEVNVEDSKNAGLILENLGFKPAADVEKERTTYSFQEFTISLDKVHKVGSFVEIEKGMVEGEDFKEAIDKIFQIYKKLGIEDGFERRSYLELMGVYKD; encoded by the coding sequence ATGATAGAAGTTGAAGCTAAAGCTCATGTTAACGATTTCAATAGTGTTCGAGAAAAATTAAAAGAAATTGGTGCTGAAAGAGTAATGATAGAACACCAGAAAGATACCTACTTTAACAACCCGGAATACAGGGACTTTGAAAAAAGTGATGAAGCACTGCGGATAAGGAATACTACTATAAATAACAAAAAATCTGAGATAATCCTTACATACAAAGGCCCTAAACTGGATAATGTAAGTAAAACACGTAAAGAAATAGAAGTTAACGTAGAAGACTCCAAAAATGCTGGTTTAATCTTAGAAAATCTTGGATTTAAACCCGCTGCAGATGTAGAAAAAGAAAGAACCACATATTCTTTTCAGGAGTTCACCATATCACTTGATAAAGTCCACAAAGTTGGAAGCTTTGTTGAAATAGAAAAAGGGATGGTTGAAGGGGAAGATTTTAAAGAAGCAATAGATAAAATATTTCAAATATATAAAAAACTCGGAATTGAAGATGGGTTTGAAAGAAGATCATATTTGGAGCTTATGGGAGTTTATAAAGATTGA
- a CDS encoding alpha/beta hydrolase: MWDNSKIAVILILVILAVFGGASWFLNASQTEVNTTSNITGQSLTNVAYANVSAAEKMDIYLPNTTGPYPVIIAIHGGSFYKGDKNTSEINAIKQAALDRGYAFVSVNYRLSSEAKFPAQINDVKAAIRYLRANAKQYNMDPREIGVIGNSAGGYLAALAGTSGGVTELQNSSLGNSNVSDRVQAVVDLYGPINFGTIDQQFVESGINGETCNISSSLESKLMGQNISTIPDKVAKANPETYISIDDPAFFIQHGTSDRVIPYQQSVDFAGKLKIVIGDKKVYLEIIQGAGHGNEQFFTTLNIKKILDFFDANLKQF, encoded by the coding sequence ATGTGGGATAATTCGAAAATAGCTGTTATATTAATCTTAGTGATTTTAGCTGTATTTGGGGGCGCATCATGGTTTTTAAATGCTTCTCAAACTGAAGTTAATACCACTAGTAACATCACTGGCCAAAGCTTGACTAATGTCGCTTATGCCAATGTATCTGCAGCTGAAAAAATGGATATTTATCTTCCAAATACAACCGGACCTTATCCAGTTATTATAGCGATCCATGGCGGAAGCTTTTATAAAGGGGATAAAAACACTTCGGAAATAAATGCAATTAAACAGGCAGCTTTAGATAGAGGTTATGCTTTCGTCTCAGTTAACTACCGTTTAAGTAGTGAAGCGAAATTCCCAGCCCAAATTAATGATGTTAAAGCAGCTATTCGTTATTTAAGGGCTAATGCAAAACAATATAATATGGACCCCCGTGAAATTGGTGTTATTGGAAATTCAGCAGGGGGTTATTTGGCTGCACTGGCAGGTACATCGGGAGGCGTAACAGAGCTTCAAAATTCTAGCCTGGGAAACTCCAATGTTTCTGATAGAGTTCAAGCAGTTGTTGACTTATATGGGCCTATTAATTTCGGTACCATAGACCAGCAGTTCGTCGAAAGTGGAATTAATGGAGAAACATGTAACATAAGCAGTTCTCTGGAATCAAAACTCATGGGGCAGAATATTTCTACAATTCCTGACAAGGTGGCTAAAGCTAATCCTGAGACATACATCTCAATTGATGATCCAGCTTTCTTTATACAGCATGGAACTTCTGATAGAGTGATTCCTTACCAGCAATCTGTAGACTTTGCAGGTAAACTAAAAATCGTAATTGGAGATAAAAAAGTATATCTTGAAATTATTCAAGGTGCTGGACATGGGAATGAACAATTCTTCACTACTCTTAACATAAAAAAGATTTTAGACTTCTTTGATGCTAATTTAAAGCAATTTTAG
- a CDS encoding homocitrate synthase family protein, with protein MKYFVSPYNDSVDLKFPKDITIYDTTMRDGEQTPGVCLRPSEKLQIARKLDELGIHQIEAGFPIVSEEEQRAVKGIVDEDLDAQIICLSRTKKEDIDVALDCDVDGIITFMATSDLHLKHKFNMTREEVLNMCMGAVEYAKDHGVFVAFSAEDATRTDLNVLKDTYKRAEEYGVDRIHIADTVGALSPQGAEYLVREIRKEIKTGIAMHCHNDFGLAVANTISGFLGGANAASTTVNGIGERAGNTSLEELVMSLRIIYGLDLGFNIKHFYELSRLVEKLTGVSVPDNKAIVGRNVFRHESGIHVDAVIEEPLTYEPFLPELIGHHRKIVLGKHSGCRAVKAKLDACGIEVTNDELCKIVDQVKKSREKGKYINDELFNEIVRSVRSMADL; from the coding sequence TTGAAATATTTTGTCAGTCCTTATAACGACTCGGTAGATTTAAAATTTCCAAAAGATATCACAATATATGATACAACAATGAGAGATGGGGAACAAACCCCCGGAGTATGTTTAAGACCTTCTGAAAAGTTACAAATTGCAAGGAAACTTGATGAACTTGGAATACATCAAATAGAAGCTGGATTTCCAATAGTTTCTGAAGAAGAACAACGTGCTGTTAAAGGAATCGTAGATGAAGATTTAGATGCACAGATAATCTGTTTATCAAGGACCAAAAAAGAAGACATCGATGTGGCACTGGACTGCGACGTTGACGGTATAATTACATTCATGGCAACTTCAGACCTCCATTTAAAACACAAATTTAACATGACCCGAGAAGAGGTCTTAAATATGTGTATGGGGGCTGTTGAATATGCAAAGGACCACGGTGTTTTTGTAGCATTTTCAGCCGAAGATGCCACCAGAACTGATTTAAATGTTTTAAAAGATACCTATAAAAGAGCCGAAGAATATGGCGTTGATAGAATACACATAGCTGATACAGTAGGCGCGTTAAGCCCTCAAGGTGCAGAATATCTCGTAAGAGAAATAAGGAAAGAAATTAAGACAGGGATAGCAATGCACTGTCACAATGACTTTGGACTTGCAGTTGCAAACACTATTTCAGGGTTCCTTGGTGGTGCAAACGCTGCATCAACTACTGTAAATGGAATAGGTGAGAGAGCAGGTAACACATCACTTGAAGAGCTGGTAATGAGTTTAAGAATTATTTACGGCCTTGATTTAGGATTCAACATTAAACATTTCTATGAACTTTCAAGACTGGTTGAAAAACTTACAGGTGTTTCAGTACCTGATAACAAAGCAATAGTGGGAAGAAACGTGTTCAGACATGAATCAGGAATTCATGTAGATGCAGTTATCGAAGAACCACTTACATATGAGCCCTTTTTACCAGAACTAATTGGCCACCACAGAAAAATAGTCCTTGGAAAACATTCAGGCTGCAGGGCAGTTAAAGCGAAACTTGACGCATGCGGAATCGAAGTAACCAATGACGAACTGTGTAAAATCGTTGATCAGGTTAAGAAAAGTAGAGAAAAAGGCAAATACATAAACGACGAACTTTTCAATGAGATAGTCCGGTCTGTACGCAGTATGGCAGACCTATAA
- the hacA gene encoding homoaconitase large subunit, whose protein sequence is MNITEKILSRASGKKEVHPGEIIEADIDLAMSHDGTSPPTIKTFHNVAQKVWDPEKIVIVFDHNIPANNIGSAEFQKVAKKFAKEQGITNLYTHGEGICHQVLPERGYIKPGKVIVGADSHTCTYGAFGAFATGMGATDLAMVYATGKTWFMVPEAFKVTVNGELGKFVSAKDVVLNAAGEIGSSGATYKSLEFHGETIDSMHPAGRMTICNMAIEMGAKNGIMEPNKKTLEYLKNIGITDFEVVRSDKDAVYEKEYSFDVNDLEPQISCPHDVDNVKGISNVKGVSIDQALIGSCTNGRLEDLREAAEVLNGRNVHEDVRLLVIPASANIYKQALKEGLIETFIDAGAIVCNPGCGPCLGAHMGVIGSDEVCVSTTNRNFMGRMGDPESYLYLANPAVVAYSAVLGEISNPQDL, encoded by the coding sequence ATGAATATCACAGAAAAAATACTTTCACGAGCATCAGGGAAAAAAGAAGTACATCCCGGAGAAATTATCGAAGCTGACATCGATTTAGCAATGTCACACGACGGAACATCACCGCCCACCATAAAAACATTTCACAATGTTGCCCAAAAGGTTTGGGACCCTGAGAAGATTGTTATTGTTTTTGATCACAATATTCCTGCAAATAACATTGGCTCTGCCGAATTTCAAAAGGTAGCAAAGAAATTTGCAAAGGAACAAGGAATAACAAACTTATATACTCATGGGGAAGGTATATGCCACCAGGTACTGCCTGAAAGAGGTTATATCAAGCCAGGAAAAGTCATAGTCGGTGCAGATTCACATACATGTACTTATGGAGCTTTTGGAGCTTTCGCAACAGGTATGGGTGCAACAGACCTTGCAATGGTATATGCAACTGGTAAAACCTGGTTCATGGTACCTGAAGCATTTAAAGTAACTGTTAACGGTGAATTGGGGAAATTTGTATCTGCAAAAGATGTTGTGCTCAACGCGGCTGGTGAAATCGGGTCATCTGGCGCTACCTACAAATCACTGGAATTCCACGGCGAAACAATTGATTCAATGCACCCTGCAGGAAGAATGACCATCTGCAACATGGCAATCGAAATGGGAGCCAAAAATGGAATCATGGAACCAAATAAAAAGACCCTTGAATACCTGAAAAATATAGGGATCACTGATTTTGAAGTTGTCAGGTCAGATAAAGATGCCGTCTACGAAAAAGAATACTCTTTTGATGTAAATGACCTTGAACCTCAAATCTCGTGCCCTCATGACGTGGATAATGTTAAAGGTATTTCCAACGTAAAAGGTGTATCTATAGACCAGGCACTCATCGGGTCATGTACCAACGGACGGCTTGAAGATCTAAGGGAAGCAGCAGAAGTTTTAAATGGTAGAAATGTACATGAAGATGTAAGGCTGCTTGTAATACCTGCCTCAGCTAATATATATAAACAGGCCTTAAAAGAAGGGCTTATTGAAACATTTATAGATGCAGGAGCCATAGTATGCAACCCAGGATGCGGGCCATGTTTAGGAGCCCATATGGGAGTTATAGGTTCTGATGAAGTATGTGTTTCCACCACAAACAGGAACTTTATGGGTAGGATGGGAGACCCAGAATCGTACCTGTACCTCGCAAATCCTGCAGTTGTAGCTTATTCAGCAGTTTTAGGAGAAATATCAAATCCTCAAGATTTATAA
- a CDS encoding chorismate lyase, with translation MNMNVMDRIKEVENDIGNLSSAQKILLATDGSVTTILDVLKGHINVETLVQEFKEADDAQSQDLGINKGDTINYRTVVMSHKPEEPLIHAISLTPVDKLTNNFKEDLLKADIPIGRILRKYNIESRREVTHIGFEDPDEELKSIFNTDSTMLTRVYNIIYKDEILIQIKETFPYSLFRE, from the coding sequence ATGAACATGAATGTAATGGACCGAATAAAAGAAGTGGAAAACGACATAGGAAACCTCTCAAGTGCCCAAAAAATACTCCTTGCAACTGATGGATCAGTTACAACAATACTGGACGTATTAAAAGGACATATAAATGTTGAAACACTTGTTCAGGAATTCAAGGAAGCTGATGATGCTCAATCTCAAGATCTAGGCATCAATAAAGGAGATACCATCAATTACAGAACAGTAGTTATGAGCCATAAGCCTGAAGAGCCGCTCATACATGCCATATCACTGACTCCTGTTGATAAACTTACCAATAACTTCAAAGAAGACCTCCTAAAGGCAGATATCCCTATTGGGCGCATACTTAGGAAATACAATATTGAATCAAGAAGGGAAGTAACCCATATAGGCTTTGAAGATCCCGATGAAGAGCTTAAGTCAATATTTAACACAGATTCAACCATGCTTACAAGGGTTTACAACATAATCTACAAAGATGAAATCTTAATCCAGATAAAAGAAACATTCCCTTACAGTTTATTCAGGGAATAA